Proteins from one Hydrogenophaga sp. SL48 genomic window:
- a CDS encoding 2Fe-2S iron-sulfur cluster-binding protein, which translates to MSTPTATTTVQLRLPDTGDTLVVPAGATLLQALLGAGVAWPASCRNGTCRACIGQLVSGTVRYTVEWPGLLPEEKAQGVVLPCVACPTSDVVLAPPVD; encoded by the coding sequence ATGTCCACCCCGACCGCGACCACCACTGTTCAACTGCGCCTGCCCGACACGGGTGACACGTTGGTGGTGCCGGCCGGCGCCACGCTGCTGCAGGCGCTGCTCGGTGCGGGGGTGGCGTGGCCGGCGTCGTGCCGCAACGGCACCTGCCGCGCGTGCATCGGCCAGCTGGTGAGCGGCACAGTGCGCTACACGGTGGAATGGCCGGGGCTGCTGCCCGAAGAAAAGGCGCAGGGCGTTGTGCTGCCCTGCGTGGCGTGCCCGACCAGCGACGTGGTGCTTGCGCCGCCGGTCGATTGA